One part of the Mariniblastus fucicola genome encodes these proteins:
- a CDS encoding PAS domain S-box protein, whose amino-acid sequence MPNSREELQRLNDELAKVNLEHERKIAELTELTDDMNSLFALTDVGVVFLDRNLNIRRFTPRIGQTIGVTASDLGRPIKQFIARFFIDDVDDCFSTVLKTGDRVEREVSDRDGGYWLLKIMQHATKTGSEGVVLTMVDIKSVKETDAKLERYRSIIDSTHEAVIGTDLDGYIQSWNQGAAQLYGYTAEEATGQHVAMLMPDSVKPEVPKLLKQAISGIPIKGYQTDRICKDGSTIHVALAVSPVHDASGVVVGVSSISHDHSQQRKAELEQKKLATILELTSDFVGVCDGNGTTLSINAAGRRMLGIDPDYDIVGDPIKNWHSPEDLKVIFEEALPQSIEKGEWRGILSAVDRHGHQTPLSAVIIAHKGSDGSVNYYSMVGRDITQQLQFEDQLKDREIFLRRTLDGLYAFAGVLLPDGTLVEANLPALSAANLKAEDVIGTPFPDAYWWAYSEEVQEKLWDSIRTAAAGNLVRYDVDVRLAEDHFICIDFQLTPLRNDAGKVTHLIPSGINITDRVELETRQRVFRHAFESSLTAMVITDPTQPDNPIIYVNPGFEKLTGYTSADAVGKNCRFLQGPETNPETVGEIGVGIRQGRATHVTVLNYRKNGEQFWNELVITPVHNDQEVLTHFIGVLFDMTEHQEVEANLARARDVAEAANAAKSSFVANMSHEIRTPLTTIVGMTEMLLEQESDQATRDTLQLIHQSGRHLATLVNDVLDLSKIEAGKLEADFSDASPMQIIEDVAASMRYRAEEKGIKFRLKFSGMVPEAIRTDPLRFRQVLFNLTGNAIKFTEVGSVELRCEVEPGGSDPMLKMEVDDTGVGFAPSEVKRLFEQFTQVDDSPTRRQGGSGLGLFISRRIAELLGGQLSATSKPSGGSVFTLRLPTGDLSGQTMIDPNATLSQQQSADRLKNRLPVRLDNRRILIVEDTRGIQLLLKRILENAGAIVEVADDGQHAMETIQASLFGKSPDSGRPDSGMGNGEPGCRPRHDLILLDMHMPRLSGYETAALIRKLGLTTPIIALTASAMRGDRNKCIQSGCDAYLTKPIDRQKLMKKVVRLLGKADAATD is encoded by the coding sequence ATGCCAAACAGCCGTGAGGAACTCCAGCGCCTCAACGACGAACTTGCCAAGGTCAACCTTGAGCACGAGCGTAAGATTGCTGAATTGACTGAACTTACTGACGACATGAACAGTCTGTTCGCTTTGACGGACGTAGGCGTCGTCTTTCTCGATCGCAATCTCAACATCCGCCGATTTACACCGCGAATTGGTCAGACGATTGGTGTGACGGCCAGTGATCTTGGACGGCCGATCAAGCAGTTCATCGCTCGGTTCTTCATTGACGACGTCGACGATTGCTTTTCGACAGTATTGAAAACTGGCGACCGGGTTGAGCGAGAAGTTTCCGATCGCGACGGCGGATACTGGCTGCTCAAAATTATGCAGCACGCGACCAAAACGGGCAGCGAAGGCGTCGTTCTGACGATGGTTGACATCAAATCGGTGAAGGAGACGGATGCCAAGCTTGAGCGGTATCGCAGCATTATCGATTCCACGCATGAAGCCGTGATCGGCACGGACCTTGATGGATACATTCAGAGCTGGAATCAGGGCGCCGCTCAGCTTTACGGCTACACCGCGGAAGAGGCGACTGGCCAGCATGTCGCGATGCTGATGCCGGACTCGGTCAAGCCAGAAGTTCCCAAACTTTTGAAACAGGCGATTTCCGGAATCCCGATCAAGGGTTATCAGACCGATCGGATTTGCAAAGACGGAAGCACGATTCACGTCGCGCTCGCGGTTTCACCGGTCCATGATGCGTCCGGAGTCGTCGTTGGGGTTTCGAGCATCAGCCACGATCACTCGCAGCAGAGAAAAGCTGAACTTGAGCAGAAGAAGTTGGCGACGATCCTTGAGCTGACTTCTGATTTCGTCGGTGTCTGTGATGGAAACGGAACGACGCTTTCGATTAATGCTGCCGGCCGCAGAATGCTCGGGATCGATCCGGACTATGACATTGTTGGTGATCCGATCAAGAACTGGCACTCGCCTGAGGACTTGAAAGTTATTTTCGAAGAGGCGTTGCCGCAGTCAATCGAGAAAGGTGAATGGAGGGGAATCCTGAGCGCTGTGGATCGTCACGGTCACCAGACACCGCTCTCGGCAGTCATCATTGCCCATAAAGGCAGCGACGGTTCGGTCAACTATTATTCGATGGTCGGTCGCGACATCACGCAGCAGCTTCAGTTCGAAGACCAGCTCAAGGATCGCGAGATATTTCTTCGCCGCACCCTCGACGGTCTGTATGCGTTCGCGGGTGTCCTGTTGCCGGACGGCACGTTGGTCGAGGCGAACTTACCGGCGCTTTCCGCTGCAAATCTGAAAGCCGAAGACGTGATCGGGACACCGTTTCCGGACGCCTATTGGTGGGCGTATTCGGAAGAGGTGCAGGAAAAGCTCTGGGACTCCATACGCACCGCGGCGGCTGGCAATCTTGTTCGGTACGACGTGGACGTTCGTTTGGCAGAAGACCATTTCATCTGCATTGATTTTCAGCTGACGCCGCTGCGAAACGATGCCGGCAAGGTTACTCACCTGATTCCGTCCGGTATTAACATCACCGATCGTGTCGAACTGGAGACTCGCCAACGTGTGTTCAGACATGCGTTCGAGTCGTCGCTGACTGCGATGGTCATCACGGATCCGACGCAGCCGGACAACCCGATTATTTACGTGAATCCAGGCTTCGAAAAGCTGACCGGGTACACTTCAGCTGACGCTGTCGGCAAGAACTGCCGTTTCTTGCAGGGACCGGAAACGAACCCGGAAACCGTCGGCGAAATTGGTGTAGGAATTCGTCAAGGGAGAGCAACCCATGTGACGGTGTTGAACTATCGAAAGAACGGCGAGCAGTTCTGGAATGAACTGGTCATTACTCCCGTCCACAATGATCAGGAAGTTTTGACTCACTTCATCGGTGTTCTTTTCGACATGACCGAACATCAGGAAGTGGAAGCCAATCTGGCTCGGGCGCGAGACGTTGCCGAAGCGGCCAATGCTGCCAAGAGTTCGTTCGTAGCCAACATGAGCCATGAAATCAGGACTCCTCTAACGACGATTGTGGGCATGACAGAAATGCTGTTGGAGCAGGAGTCCGACCAGGCGACACGTGACACGCTGCAGCTAATCCACCAAAGCGGTCGACATCTCGCGACGCTGGTTAACGACGTACTGGACCTTTCAAAGATCGAAGCCGGCAAATTGGAGGCCGACTTCAGCGATGCTTCGCCAATGCAAATTATCGAGGACGTCGCGGCGTCGATGCGTTATCGCGCGGAGGAAAAGGGGATCAAGTTCCGTTTGAAGTTCAGCGGGATGGTTCCAGAGGCGATCCGGACCGATCCGCTTCGGTTTCGACAAGTCCTTTTCAATCTGACGGGCAATGCGATCAAGTTTACCGAAGTCGGATCGGTCGAGCTTCGTTGCGAGGTCGAACCAGGTGGCTCCGACCCGATGCTGAAGATGGAAGTCGATGACACGGGAGTCGGTTTCGCGCCCTCTGAAGTGAAACGTCTGTTTGAGCAATTTACTCAAGTCGACGATTCCCCAACGAGGCGACAGGGAGGTTCGGGCTTGGGATTGTTCATTAGCAGAAGGATTGCTGAGCTTCTAGGAGGGCAACTGTCGGCGACCAGTAAGCCCAGCGGAGGAAGCGTGTTCACTCTCAGGTTGCCGACGGGTGACCTGTCCGGCCAGACGATGATCGATCCCAATGCAACGCTCTCACAGCAGCAATCTGCGGATCGCCTCAAGAACAGACTACCCGTTCGACTCGACAATCGAAGAATTTTGATCGTTGAGGACACCCGTGGAATCCAGCTTTTGCTAAAGCGGATTTTGGAGAACGCCGGTGCCATTGTTGAGGTTGCGGATGACGGGCAGCATGCAATGGAAACGATTCAGGCGTCGCTGTTCGGTAAGTCTCCAGACTCCGGCAGACCAGACTCCGGCATGGGAAACGGTGAACCCGGATGCCGACCGAGGCACGACTTGATTTTGCTTGACATGCACATGCCAAGGCTTAGCGGTTACGAGACCGCTGCCTTAATCAGAAAGCTAGGTTTGACGACGCCAATTATTGCGTTGACCGCCAGTGCGATGCGCGGCGATCGCAACAAGTGCATCCAGTCGGGCTGCGACGCTTACCTCACCAAGCCGATCGATCGGCAGAAGCTGATGAAAAAAGTTGTTCGCTTGCTGGGAAAAGCTGACGCAGCGACAGACTGA
- a CDS encoding VOC family protein yields MNILQLDHVALHVSDLAVSDKFYGDVLQLPAIPRPDFDFPGAWYSIGSHELHLIGNRDKEVHSHHRGTHFAVRVSDCDVVEERLTSCGIDFIPKTRPDGARQVFVQDPDGHFVEFTQPPA; encoded by the coding sequence ATGAACATTCTACAACTTGACCACGTCGCCCTTCATGTCTCGGACCTTGCCGTTAGCGACAAGTTCTACGGCGACGTTTTGCAACTGCCCGCAATTCCGCGTCCGGACTTTGATTTCCCCGGCGCGTGGTACTCGATCGGCAGCCACGAATTGCATTTGATTGGGAACCGCGACAAAGAGGTTCACTCTCATCATCGCGGCACCCATTTCGCGGTCCGTGTGAGCGACTGCGATGTTGTGGAGGAGCGTTTGACGTCTTGCGGGATCGACTTTATCCCCAAAACGCGTCCCGACGGTGCTCGACAGGTCTTCGTGCAGGACCCGGATGGGCACTTCGTCGAATTTACCCAGCCACCGGCCTGA
- a CDS encoding Gfo/Idh/MocA family protein: protein MGTRRTFLQQSAAVSALPFVSSISQPFARLANRNSRLQYALIGAGGNGTRTAPVAQKFVDMVAICDVDTRHLERGNEMLTGGKADTYRDYRKVLARDDIDVVQISTPDHWHTKILIEAMLAGKDAYCEKPLTLTIDEGKLIRKVQKETGRVVQVGTQQRSSFDLFNKALAIIADGRLGKLHTVTTNIGSGGWSPEIPLADVPKELDWDRWLGPSPEMPFRYAVDPKKPDRKYTNGHTQFRWWYEHSGGKLTDWGAHHIDIAMLGIAAAGQNNDPVSVEGTSKHAVEFKDGIPLQDDRYNTAQKFDLSVAFADGDVNLKIQNGGDNGILFEGDQGRIFVNRGKLVGAPVEGLKDKPLPEDAIAKIYRGMTINGNNRDAHWANLVESIEKRTLPISDVHSHMKMLNVCHLAGICCRLGRKIHWDQASETITGDELAASMMKRPYREGYEIDMGTLVGNK from the coding sequence ATGGGCACGAGAAGAACATTTCTGCAGCAGTCCGCGGCCGTCTCGGCACTGCCTTTTGTATCCTCCATCAGCCAACCGTTTGCTCGACTGGCGAACAGGAACTCAAGGCTGCAATACGCCCTCATCGGAGCCGGCGGCAACGGAACCCGAACCGCTCCGGTGGCGCAAAAATTCGTTGACATGGTTGCCATCTGCGACGTCGACACGCGTCATCTTGAACGCGGCAACGAAATGCTGACCGGTGGCAAAGCCGACACATATCGCGACTATCGAAAGGTCCTTGCTCGCGACGACATCGATGTGGTGCAAATCTCTACGCCCGATCATTGGCACACGAAAATTCTGATCGAAGCGATGTTGGCCGGAAAAGATGCCTATTGCGAGAAACCGTTGACGCTGACGATCGACGAGGGCAAGCTGATTCGCAAGGTACAAAAGGAAACGGGTCGGGTCGTCCAGGTCGGCACGCAACAGCGCAGCAGCTTTGACTTGTTCAACAAAGCTCTCGCCATCATCGCCGACGGACGGCTTGGAAAGCTACACACTGTCACAACGAACATCGGATCCGGCGGCTGGAGTCCCGAGATCCCTTTGGCGGACGTGCCGAAAGAACTCGACTGGGACCGTTGGCTGGGTCCGTCGCCAGAGATGCCGTTTCGCTACGCTGTAGATCCGAAAAAACCAGATCGCAAGTACACCAACGGACACACGCAGTTTCGCTGGTGGTACGAGCATTCGGGCGGCAAGCTGACTGATTGGGGCGCCCATCACATCGACATTGCCATGTTGGGAATTGCGGCTGCTGGCCAAAACAACGATCCGGTTTCCGTTGAGGGAACTTCGAAGCACGCGGTTGAGTTCAAAGACGGCATTCCGCTTCAGGACGATCGTTACAACACCGCGCAGAAGTTTGATCTGTCTGTGGCATTTGCCGATGGAGATGTGAATTTGAAAATCCAAAACGGCGGCGACAACGGGATCCTTTTCGAAGGCGATCAAGGGCGTATTTTCGTCAACCGCGGCAAGTTGGTTGGAGCTCCTGTCGAAGGCCTGAAGGACAAACCGCTGCCTGAAGATGCCATCGCTAAAATCTATCGCGGGATGACAATAAACGGGAACAACCGGGACGCTCACTGGGCAAACCTGGTTGAATCGATCGAGAAACGTACGCTGCCGATCTCAGACGTGCACTCGCACATGAAAATGCTGAATGTTTGTCATCTGGCAGGCATCTGTTGCCGTTTGGGCCGCAAAATCCATTGGGACCAGGCATCCGAAACGATCACCGGCGACGAGTTGGCGGCTTCGATGATGAAGCGTCCCTACCGCGAGGGCTACGAGATTGACATGGGCACTTTGGTCGGTAACAAATAG